One window from the genome of Manis pentadactyla isolate mManPen7 chromosome 15, mManPen7.hap1, whole genome shotgun sequence encodes:
- the ACP7 gene encoding acid phosphatase type 7 isoform X1, which yields MHPLPFCWSCCCLLLLFFLGVQGAPVAPSAAPEQVHLSYPGEPGSMTVTWTTWVPTHSEVQFGTQAAGPLPLRAQGTVSTFVDGGILRRKLYMHRVTLRGLLPGVQYVYRCGSFQGWSRRFRFRALENGPNWSPRLAVFGDLGADNPKALPRLRRDTQQGMYDAVLHVGDFAYNMDQDNARVGDRFMRLIEPVAASLPYMTCPGNHEERYNFSNYKARFSMPGNTEGLWYSWDLGPAHIVSFSTEVYFFLHYGHHLVERQFHWLESDLQKANKNRAVRPWIITMGHRPMYCSNADLDDCIWHESKVRKGLLGKLFGLEDLFYKYGVDLQLWAHEHSYERLWPIYNYQVFNGSQEMPYTNPRGPVHIITGSAGCEELLTPFSLFRRPWSAMRVKEYGYTRLHILNGTHVHIQQVSDDQDGKIVDDVWVVRPLLGRRMYL from the exons CAGCGCTGCCCCTGAGCAAGTTCACCTGTCTTACCCAG GTGAGCCAGGCTCCATGACTGTAACCTGGACCACATGGGTCCCAACCCACTCTGAAGTGCAGTTTGGAACGCAGGCAGCAGGGCCCCTGCCCCTCCGGGCCCAGGGCACCGTCAGCACCTTTGTAGACGGCGGCATTCTCCGGCGGAAGCTCTATATGCACCGAGTCACGCTGCGAGGGCTGCTGCCGGGAGTTCAGTATG TTTACCGCTGTGGAAGTTTTCAGGGTTGGAGCCGTCGTTTCCGCTTCAGGGCCCTGGAGAATGGGCCCAACTGGAGCCCCCGTCTGGCTGTGTTTGGGGACCTGGGGGCTGATAACCCCAAGGCCCTACCGCGGCTGCGCAGGGACACCCAGCAGGGCATGTACGACGCTGTTCTCCACGTGG GAGACTTTGCCTACAACATGGATCAGGACAACGCTCGCGTCGGGGACAGGTTCATGCGACTCATCGAACCTGTGGCTGCCAGCCTGCCATACATGACATGCCCTGGGAATCATGAAGAACGCTA CAACTTCTCTAACTACAAGGCTCGCTTCAGCATGCCAGGGAACACCgaaggcctgtggtacag CTGGGATCTGGGCCCGGCACACATTGTCTCCTTCTCCACCGAGGTATATTTCTTTCTCCATTACGGCCACCACCTGGTAGAGAGACAATTTCACTGGCTGGAGAGCGACCTCCAG AAAGCTAATAAGAACCGGGCTGTCCGGCCATGGATCATTACCATGGGTCATCGGCCCATGTACTGTTCCAATGCTGATTTGGATGACTGTATATGGCATGAAAGCAAG GTTCGCAAAGGCCTCCTTGGCAAGTTATTTGGGTTGGAGGATCTATTCTACAAATATG GGGTTGACCTGCAGCTGTGGGCTCATGAACACTCATATGAACGGCTGTGGCCAATTTACAACTACCAG GTATTTAATGGCAGCCAAGAGATGCCCTACACCAACCCTCGAGGCCCTGTCCACATCATCACAGGATCTGCT GGATGTGAGGAACTGCTGACCCCCTTTTCCCTCTTCCGGCGGCCCTGGAGTGCCATGCGCGTGAAAGAATACGGGTACACTCGGCTGCACATCCTCAATGGGACCCACGTCCACATCCAGCAGGTGTCTGATGACCAG GATGGGAAGATTGTGGATGATGTCTGGGTGGTGAGACCCCTGCTGGGCCGGAGGATGTACCTCTAG
- the ACP7 gene encoding acid phosphatase type 7 isoform X2, which produces MHPLPFCWSCCCLLLLFFLGVQGAPVAPSAAPEQVHLSYPGEPGSMTVTWTTWVPTHSEVQFGTQAAGPLPLRAQGTVSTFVDGGILRRKLYMHRVTLRGLLPGVQYVYRCGSFQGWSRRFRFRALENGPNWSPRLAVFGDLGADNPKALPRLRRDTQQGMYDAVLHVGDFAYNMDQDNARVGDRFMRLIEPVAASLPYMTCPGNHEERYMPGNTEGLWYSWDLGPAHIVSFSTEVYFFLHYGHHLVERQFHWLESDLQKANKNRAVRPWIITMGHRPMYCSNADLDDCIWHESKVRKGLLGKLFGLEDLFYKYGVDLQLWAHEHSYERLWPIYNYQVFNGSQEMPYTNPRGPVHIITGSAGCEELLTPFSLFRRPWSAMRVKEYGYTRLHILNGTHVHIQQVSDDQDGKIVDDVWVVRPLLGRRMYL; this is translated from the exons CAGCGCTGCCCCTGAGCAAGTTCACCTGTCTTACCCAG GTGAGCCAGGCTCCATGACTGTAACCTGGACCACATGGGTCCCAACCCACTCTGAAGTGCAGTTTGGAACGCAGGCAGCAGGGCCCCTGCCCCTCCGGGCCCAGGGCACCGTCAGCACCTTTGTAGACGGCGGCATTCTCCGGCGGAAGCTCTATATGCACCGAGTCACGCTGCGAGGGCTGCTGCCGGGAGTTCAGTATG TTTACCGCTGTGGAAGTTTTCAGGGTTGGAGCCGTCGTTTCCGCTTCAGGGCCCTGGAGAATGGGCCCAACTGGAGCCCCCGTCTGGCTGTGTTTGGGGACCTGGGGGCTGATAACCCCAAGGCCCTACCGCGGCTGCGCAGGGACACCCAGCAGGGCATGTACGACGCTGTTCTCCACGTGG GAGACTTTGCCTACAACATGGATCAGGACAACGCTCGCGTCGGGGACAGGTTCATGCGACTCATCGAACCTGTGGCTGCCAGCCTGCCATACATGACATGCCCTGGGAATCATGAAGAACGCTA CATGCCAGGGAACACCgaaggcctgtggtacag CTGGGATCTGGGCCCGGCACACATTGTCTCCTTCTCCACCGAGGTATATTTCTTTCTCCATTACGGCCACCACCTGGTAGAGAGACAATTTCACTGGCTGGAGAGCGACCTCCAG AAAGCTAATAAGAACCGGGCTGTCCGGCCATGGATCATTACCATGGGTCATCGGCCCATGTACTGTTCCAATGCTGATTTGGATGACTGTATATGGCATGAAAGCAAG GTTCGCAAAGGCCTCCTTGGCAAGTTATTTGGGTTGGAGGATCTATTCTACAAATATG GGGTTGACCTGCAGCTGTGGGCTCATGAACACTCATATGAACGGCTGTGGCCAATTTACAACTACCAG GTATTTAATGGCAGCCAAGAGATGCCCTACACCAACCCTCGAGGCCCTGTCCACATCATCACAGGATCTGCT GGATGTGAGGAACTGCTGACCCCCTTTTCCCTCTTCCGGCGGCCCTGGAGTGCCATGCGCGTGAAAGAATACGGGTACACTCGGCTGCACATCCTCAATGGGACCCACGTCCACATCCAGCAGGTGTCTGATGACCAG GATGGGAAGATTGTGGATGATGTCTGGGTGGTGAGACCCCTGCTGGGCCGGAGGATGTACCTCTAG